The following coding sequences lie in one Anomaloglossus baeobatrachus isolate aAnoBae1 chromosome 7, aAnoBae1.hap1, whole genome shotgun sequence genomic window:
- the LOC142246458 gene encoding nmrA-like family domain-containing protein 1, translating into MADKKVIVVFGATGAQGGSVAAALLDDGSFEVRAVTRDPSKPAAAKLKEAGAEVVSADLDDEKSLEAALSGAYGAFLVTNFWEHFSKEKEVTQGKLIADISKRLALEIVVFSGLENVKKLTEGKLEVLHFDGKGEIEEYFREIGVPMSSVRLPSYYENLLTFFRPQKNKDGDGYSLAVPMGDVLLDGMSVKDLGGVVLSILKSPSEYIGKNIGLSTEKLTVEQYAAIMSRVTGKDIKDAKITPEAYEKLGFPGAAELANMFRFYIMKPDRDVAMTKELNPKAKTFEPWMEENKEAFKNL; encoded by the exons ATGGCTGACAAGAAAGTGATTGTAGTGTTTGGAGCCACAG GAGCTCAGGGTGGGTCGGTCGCTGCCGCTCTCCTGGATGATGGCAGCTTTGAGGTCAGGGCAGTGACTCGAGACCCCAGCAAACCGGCAGCTGCGAAGCTAAAGGAGGCCGGAGCGGAGGTCGTGTCCGCGGATCTGGACGATGAGAAGAGCCTGGAGGCCGCACTGAGCGGAGCGTATGGGGCGTTCCTGGTCACCAACTTCTGGGAGCATTTCAGCAAAGAGAAAGAGGTCACACAG GGTAAACTGATAGCAGATATCTCCAAGCGTCTCGCCCTGGAGATCGTGGTCTTCAGTGGCCTGGAGAATGTGAAGAAACTGACGGAGGGAAAGCTGGAGGTGCTGCACTTTGATGGGAAAGGAGAAATTGAGGAATATTTCCGTGAGATCGGGGTCCCCATGAGCAGCGTGCGGCTTCCCAGTTACTACGAGAACCTGCTGACCTTCTTCAGACCCCAGAAGAACAAGGACGGTGATGGCTACTCACTAG CGGTCCCGATGGGTGACGTGCTCCTGGATGGGATGTCCGTCAAGGACTTGGGCGGCGTGGTGCTCAGCATCTTGAAGTCTCCATCAGAATACATAGGAAAGAACATCGGTCTCAGCACGGAGAAGCTGACGGTGGAGCAGTATGCGGCCATAATGTCCAGAGTCACCGGCAAGGACATCAAAGATGCCAAG ATCACCCCTGAAGCCTATGAGAAGCTCGGCTTCCCCGGAGCGGCAGAACTGGCCAACATGTTCCGCTTTTACATCATGAAGCCCGACAGGGACGTGGCGATGACCAAGGAGCTGAACCCCAAGGCCAAGACCTTTGAGCCATGGATGGAGGAGAACAAGGAGGCGTTTAAGAACTTGTGA